One Micromonospora eburnea genomic region harbors:
- a CDS encoding antibiotic biosynthesis monooxygenase family protein encodes MVLEVALIDVTPGHEDDFAAAYAQAYPILSGTDGCRSVRMTRGVESPSRFVLLVEWDSVEAHDVNFRQSERFPQWRGLIGPYFANPPLVEHFIDVPA; translated from the coding sequence ATGGTTCTTGAGGTCGCGCTGATCGACGTTACGCCCGGACACGAGGACGACTTCGCCGCCGCGTACGCGCAGGCGTACCCGATCCTCAGCGGCACCGACGGCTGCCGTTCGGTGCGGATGACCCGGGGTGTGGAGTCGCCGTCCCGGTTCGTGCTGCTCGTGGAGTGGGACTCGGTAGAGGCGCACGACGTCAACTTCCGGCAGAGCGAGCGGTTCCCGCAGTGGCGGGGGCTGATCGGCCCGTACTTCGCCAACCCACCGCTGGTCGAGCACTTCATCGACGTTCCGGCCTGA
- a CDS encoding SDR family oxidoreductase, whose product MDRVALVTGVSRRVGIGAAVARTLAADGWRLSLTGLPGYDDAQPYGGDPDGVPALLAELDADVAYLPVDLLDPAAPAELVTETVRRHGRIDAVVAVHAYSTETPLGGLDAAEIDRHLLVNVRATLLLAEAFAAAHPGGDGGRLVLFSSGQRLGPMPGELAYAASKAAVENLVVQLSPLLMPKGITVNCVNPGPTDTGYADPQRLAGVTRLFPGGRWGTPEDAARLVRFLCSPDAGWITGQVIDSEGGFQRHT is encoded by the coding sequence ATGGATCGGGTGGCTCTGGTGACCGGCGTCAGCCGGCGGGTCGGCATCGGCGCGGCGGTGGCCCGCACCCTCGCGGCGGACGGATGGCGGCTGTCGCTGACCGGGCTGCCCGGCTACGACGACGCCCAGCCCTACGGCGGCGACCCGGACGGAGTGCCGGCGCTGCTGGCCGAGCTGGACGCCGACGTGGCCTACCTACCGGTCGACCTGCTCGACCCGGCCGCCCCGGCCGAACTGGTCACCGAGACGGTACGCCGGCACGGGCGGATCGACGCGGTGGTGGCGGTGCACGCGTACTCCACCGAGACCCCGCTGGGCGGGCTCGACGCCGCCGAGATCGACCGGCACCTGCTGGTCAACGTCCGAGCGACGCTGCTGCTCGCGGAGGCGTTCGCGGCCGCCCACCCCGGCGGGGACGGTGGCCGGCTGGTGCTCTTCTCCAGCGGACAGCGGCTCGGGCCGATGCCGGGCGAGCTGGCATACGCGGCCAGCAAGGCGGCCGTGGAAAATCTCGTGGTCCAGCTGTCGCCGCTGCTGATGCCGAAGGGCATCACGGTCAACTGCGTCAACCCCGGGCCGACCGACACCGGCTACGCCGATCCGCAGCGGCTGGCCGGGGTGACCCGCCTCTTTCCCGGCGGCCGATGGGGCACCCCGGAGGACGCCGCCCGGCTGGTCCGCTTCCTCTGCTCGCCCGACGCCGGCTGGATCACCGGCCAGGTGATCGACTCCGAGGGCGGTTTCCAGCGGCACACCTGA
- a CDS encoding TerC family protein — MNVSGLVWAGTLVALTAVLLADLFIIGRRPHEPSVRESSLWVAFYVGLALLFGGGLWLTAGPSIAGQFYTGWLTEYSLSVDNLFVFVIIMGRFAVPRPYQQKVLLVGILLALLMRGGFIAAGAALLAQFSWVFYLFGAFLIYTAINLARQGEPDEGEFKENVLIRWSRKALPLSRGFDGARMTTRENGRRLFTPMLVVMIAIGTTDLIFALDSIPAIFGITQEAYLVFTANVFALMGLRQLYFLLGGLLDRLIYLSYGLAVVLGFIGVKLVLEALADNNLPFINDGRHVAWAPHIPIWLSLAVILGTLAIATAASLFKSARDRRRELARARG; from the coding sequence TTGAACGTGTCCGGATTGGTGTGGGCCGGGACCCTGGTCGCGTTGACCGCGGTGCTGCTCGCCGACCTCTTCATCATCGGTCGGCGCCCGCACGAGCCCAGCGTCCGTGAGTCGAGCCTGTGGGTCGCCTTCTACGTCGGGCTGGCCCTGCTCTTCGGCGGCGGGCTCTGGCTCACCGCCGGGCCCAGCATCGCCGGCCAGTTCTACACCGGCTGGCTCACCGAGTACAGCCTCTCGGTGGACAACCTGTTCGTCTTCGTGATCATCATGGGCCGCTTCGCGGTGCCCCGGCCGTACCAGCAGAAGGTGCTGCTCGTCGGCATCCTGCTCGCGCTGCTCATGCGGGGCGGCTTCATCGCCGCCGGTGCCGCCCTGCTCGCCCAGTTCTCCTGGGTCTTCTACCTCTTCGGCGCGTTCCTGATCTACACCGCGATCAACCTGGCCCGGCAGGGCGAGCCGGACGAGGGCGAGTTCAAGGAGAACGTGCTGATCCGGTGGAGCCGCAAGGCGCTGCCGCTGTCCCGGGGTTTCGACGGCGCGCGAATGACCACCCGGGAGAACGGGCGGCGGCTGTTCACCCCGATGCTGGTCGTGATGATCGCCATCGGCACCACCGACCTGATCTTCGCCCTCGACTCGATTCCGGCGATCTTCGGCATCACCCAGGAGGCGTACCTGGTCTTCACCGCGAACGTGTTCGCGTTGATGGGGCTCCGACAGCTCTACTTCCTGCTCGGCGGGCTGCTGGACCGGCTGATCTACCTCAGCTACGGCCTCGCCGTGGTGCTCGGCTTCATCGGCGTGAAGCTGGTCCTGGAGGCCCTGGCCGACAACAACCTGCCGTTCATCAACGACGGCCGGCACGTGGCCTGGGCCCCGCACATCCCGATCTGGCTCTCGCTGGCCGTGATCCTCGGCACGCTGGCGATCGC